From the Tribolium castaneum strain GA2 chromosome 2, icTriCast1.1, whole genome shotgun sequence genome, one window contains:
- the LOC659884 gene encoding pleckstrin homology domain-containing family A member 3 isoform X2, with protein MEGVLWKWTNYWNGWQTRWFILENGVLTYYKSQEEVNQGCRGSIKVQACEINVNAIDNTRLDLVIPGEQHIYLKAATSQERQQWLVALGSAKACVQKRTRNEPTEPNSNALKKKKSELRLYCDLLMQQVHVIKNANGDVEKMDDATRLLGATCDTFIKTLEECMELSNANVMYNVVPNHDAILPPTKKI; from the exons ATGGAAGGAGTTCTTTGGAAATGGACTAATTACTGGAATG gGTGGCAAACTCGCTGGTTTATTCTCGAAAACGGAGTACTGACTTACTACAAGTCGCAAGAAGAAGTTAATCAGGGTTGTAGAGGTTCCATTAAAGTGCAAGCATGTGAGATTAATG TAAACGCCATTGATAACACACGTTTAGACCTTGTAATTCCCGGCGAACAACACATTTATCTCAAAGCTGCAACATCGCAAGAAAGGCAACAGTGGTTAGTTGCTCTTGGGAGTGCTAAAGCTTGTGTGCAAAAAAGAACTCGAAACGAACCTA CTGAGCCTAATAGCAATGCCTTGAAGAAAAAGAAATCAGAGTTAAGGCTCTATTGTGATTTATTGATGCAACAAGTGcatgttattaaaaatgcaaacggCGATGttgaa AAAATGGATGATGCTACAAGATTGTTAGGAGCCACTTGTGATACTTTCATTAAGACATTAGAAGAATGCATGGAATTGTCAAATGCTAATGTTATGTATAACGTTGTGCCCAATCATGACGCTATTTTACCACCGACAAAGAAGATATAA
- the LOC659884 gene encoding pleckstrin homology domain-containing family A member 3 isoform X1, whose protein sequence is MEGVLWKWTNYWNGWQTRWFILENGVLTYYKSQEEVNQGCRGSIKVQACEINVNAIDNTRLDLVIPGEQHIYLKAATSQERQQWLVALGSAKACVQKRTRNEPSEFKVNNNSEPNSNALKKKKSELRLYCDLLMQQVHVIKNANGDVEKMDDATRLLGATCDTFIKTLEECMELSNANVMYNVVPNHDAILPPTKKI, encoded by the exons ATGGAAGGAGTTCTTTGGAAATGGACTAATTACTGGAATG gGTGGCAAACTCGCTGGTTTATTCTCGAAAACGGAGTACTGACTTACTACAAGTCGCAAGAAGAAGTTAATCAGGGTTGTAGAGGTTCCATTAAAGTGCAAGCATGTGAGATTAATG TAAACGCCATTGATAACACACGTTTAGACCTTGTAATTCCCGGCGAACAACACATTTATCTCAAAGCTGCAACATCGCAAGAAAGGCAACAGTGGTTAGTTGCTCTTGGGAGTGCTAAAGCTTGTGTGCAAAAAAGAACTCGAAACGAACCTAGTGAGTTCAAAGTTAATAACAACT CTGAGCCTAATAGCAATGCCTTGAAGAAAAAGAAATCAGAGTTAAGGCTCTATTGTGATTTATTGATGCAACAAGTGcatgttattaaaaatgcaaacggCGATGttgaa AAAATGGATGATGCTACAAGATTGTTAGGAGCCACTTGTGATACTTTCATTAAGACATTAGAAGAATGCATGGAATTGTCAAATGCTAATGTTATGTATAACGTTGTGCCCAATCATGACGCTATTTTACCACCGACAAAGAAGATATAA
- the ERp44 gene encoding endoplasmic reticulum resident protein 44 translates to MIHNVWSVQSPRLTFFISFMVLHIWHNPTDSGAVQLTQDNLDMTLASNELVFINFYAEWCRFSNILMPVFDEASDKIAQEFPEPGKVVMGKVDCDKEGSVATRFHITKYPTLKVIRNGQPAKREYRGERSIEAFTNFIKKQLEDPVKEFKELRELNEIESNKRIVIGYFDRRDQPEYNIFRRVATNVKDDCQFYAGFGEASRTMHPENQPIIVFRPDRDRSNDLDETYTGSLSNFDELHIWVSEKCVPLVREITFENAEELTEEGLPFLILFHAPDDKESIKRFTELVQTDLLSEKQSINFLTADGKKFAHPLHHLGKGEKDLPLIAIDSFRHMYLFPNYKDMEIPGKLKQFIQDLYSGKLHREFHYGPDSDELSSSQKAPTTPPESTFKKLAPSKNRYTLLKDEL, encoded by the exons atgatTCATAACGTTTGGTCAGTGCAAAGCCCCAGGCTCACATTCTTCATCAGTTTTATG GTCTTACACATTTGGCATAACCCCACAGATAGTGGAGCCGTCCAGTTAACACAAGATAATCTGGACATGACTCTAG CTTCAAATGAATTAGTTTTTATCAATTTCTACGCCGAGTGGTGTAGGTTTAGCAATATTTTGATGCCAGTGTTTGACGAAGCCTCTGATAAAATCGCCCAAGAGTTTCCCGAACCTGGCAAAGTTGTTATGGGAAAAGTCGATTGTGATAAAGAAGGATCAGTTGCCACAAGATTTCACATAACTAAATATCCAACCCTTAAAGTTATACGAAATGGACAGCCGGCCAAAAGAGAGTATCGAGGCGAACGTTCGATCGAAGCGTTCAccaatttcatcaaaaaacaGCTTGAAGACCCTGTTAAAGAATTCAAGGAGTTGAGGGAGCTCAACGAGATTGAATCAAATAAAAGGATTGTTATTG GTTATTTTGACCGTCGAGATCAACCTGAATACAACATATTCAGACGAGTTGCTACAAACGTTAAAGACGATTGCCAATTTTACGCTGGTTTTGGCGAAGCTTCACGCACTATGCACCCAGAAAATCAACCAATAATCGTTTTTCGACCAGATCGAGACCGTTCAAATGATTTAGATGAAACTTACACAGGAAGTTTATCAAATTTCGATGAATTACACATTTGGGTTTCGGAAAAATGTGTGCCTCTAGTGCGTGAAATAACGTTCGAAAATGCTGAAGAGTTGACAGAGGAAGGATTGCCATTTTTAATTCTGTTCCATGCACCTGATGATAAAGAAAGTATTAAGCGATTTACTGAACTTGTACAAACAGATCTCCTGTCAGAGAAAC agTCTATCAACTTCCTGACTGCGGACGGTAAAAAATTTGCGCACCCGTTGCATCACCTCGGAAAGGGCGAAAAAGACTTGCCACTTATTGCAATTGATAGTTTTAGACATATGTATCTGTTTCCGAACTATAAGGATATGGAAATCCCTGGGAAACTGAAACAGTTTATTCAAGATCTCTATTCAGGCAAATTGCATCGAGAGTTTCATTACGGTCCTGATTCGGATGAACTTAGTTCGTCGCAGAAAGCGCCAACAACCCCACCTGAAAGTACTTTCAAAAAGTTAGCACCATCAAAGAATCGATATACTCTACTTAAAGAtgaattgtaa
- the cold gene encoding uncharacterized protein cold, producing the protein MKTLSSCLILLAFIDLGLTLECYVCDNQEDNRGKCVTTIKTCEYGENVCLTEIKWGSTPYWQQGALKQYYVSKKCSTKEKCENYRKSNMPYCTHIWYQDWKCSECCKGDRCNYYIISGSSRHSIYSTAFYSALLFSVLYTIL; encoded by the exons atgaagacttTATCAAGCTGCTTAATCTTGTTGGCTTTTATAGACTTGg GCTTGACGCTAGAATGTTATGTTTGTGATAACCAGGAAGACAACAGAGGCAAATGTGTGACAACAATTAAAACGTGCGAATATGGAGAAAACGTGTGTTTGACGGAAATTAAGTGGGGAAGCACACCCTATTGGCAACAAGGGGCGTTGAAACAATATtacgtttcaaaaaaatgttcaacGAAGGAAAAGTGTGAGAATTATCGAAAAAGTAATATGCCTTATTGTACACACATTTGGTATCAAGATTGGAAGTGTTCTGAATGTTGTAAGGGAGACAggtgtaattattatattatt TCAGGATCAAGTAGGCATTCCATTTACTCAACAGCATTTTACAGTGCTCTTCTTTTTAGTGTTCTCTATACGATTTTGTAA